In Dryobates pubescens isolate bDryPub1 chromosome 31, bDryPub1.pri, whole genome shotgun sequence, one DNA window encodes the following:
- the ATP5F1D gene encoding ATP synthase subunit delta, mitochondrial, with amino-acid sequence MDDVIRTRRQLPHGLCSLAAARGTPGAVVPPPPGLAPPRAARSSLPAAAAMFRARRLLLRLATRPLLPPPHARGYAEPAAGPAAMAFTFASPTQVFYNGANVKQVDVPTLTGSFGILASHVPTLQVLRPGVVTVYAEDGTATKYFVSSGSVTVNADSTVQVLAEEAVTMDMLDLATAKSNLEKAVSEMAAASDEAAKAEAQIKVEANEALVKALE; translated from the exons ATGGATGACGTCATTCGCACTCGCCGCCAGCTGCCCCACGGGCTGTGTAGTCTGGCCGCGGCGCGAGGCACGCCGGGAGCTGTGGTCCCGCCCCCGCCAGGCctggccccgccccgcgccgcccgcTCGTCCttgcccgccgccgccgccatgtTCCGCGCCCGCCGTCTCCTCCTCCGCCTCGCCACCCgcccgctgctgccgccgccccaTGCCCGCGGCTATGCCGAGCCCGCCGCCGGGCCGGCCGCCATGGCCTTCACCTTCGCCTCGCCCACGCAG GTGTTTTACAACGGTGCCAACGTGAAGCAGGTGGATGTGCCCACTCTGACAGGCTCctttggcatcctggcctctcaCGTGCCCACCCTGCAGGTCCTCAGACCAGGAGTTGTGACAGTCTATGCTGAGGACGGCACAGCCACCAAGTACTTTG TGAGCAGCGGCTCCGTCACGGTGAACGCCGACTCCACCGTGCaggtgctggcagaggaggcagtGACAATGGACATGCTGGACCTGGCT ACTGCAAAATCAAACCTGGAGAAGGCAGTTTCAGAGATGGCTGCAGCGTCTGACGAGGCAGCTAAAGCAGAAGCTCAGATTAAAGTAGAAGCTAATGAAGCCCTTGTGAAAGCCCTGGAGTGA
- the CBARP gene encoding LOW QUALITY PROTEIN: voltage-dependent calcium channel beta subunit-associated regulatory protein (The sequence of the model RefSeq protein was modified relative to this genomic sequence to represent the inferred CDS: deleted 1 base in 1 codon) — protein MSDDPTPWDNATESVTAVPGEVSPQDGYVLLLALLSIFIGGTLVLLSGILIVCRRCCEADRRHSRASDDPEKTNTTYLDDSQPAQDITIKVEDPDCLSSSSCRDAESERFLSSSSSTARRVSFNEAALFDQGKKTQEKGRRYTLTEGDFHHLKNARLTHLHLPPPALKIVTIHECESSENSLAMTPRLPPAKPGLAIFQSPGGALPQPALPSHAVCPSSALPGDTYNSTVDTSFTEASPTTSSDSGEGPSFASAAPRSGKVAGVVSASPGESPPAPPQGPVLQFFSRLRRHASLDGASPYFKIKKWKLESTQRASSLDTRGSPKRRQFQRQRAASESMDQEDRDPHQTDIIQYIAHTDDVAFHPASSPFLPAPASPPPSLGRLEPGEGAAGSPGDAGVPEQPSAYHDIWSLRASLELYASSERSNDQDSVRSDGGDSVSSTGGVGPCPSSSLDEAEVPEEKLWGRPKPEESEPGTRKLLQMDSGYASIEAPSRGGEEGPPKDQTASEKRICFTSAGRKGTIFESFEGREPEEEEDEEEEEDEEGTTSWGAVGGMGGVSPRPHSPLAWSPYGQMFPGREATPRRDYSIDEKTDALFNAFVRHDPQFDESPLRGKHRSRTHLRKQWQHTKQYSDPGVRYPERHRTPLRRGDSANSPLDSRFHSPLPRIVSNADEEAAEAAEGVPSAPPLPDPEIQVIVEEPGEAAPEPKAGSEPPGGDDDDDDGGGDCPGSGRCLGLGSGSELLDKIAGGLEERLYGHLREAGAGAEQHMVAVATSDAPPDHSPV, from the exons ATGAGCGATGACCCGACACCCTGGGACAACGCGACGGAGAGCGTCACG GCGGTGCCCGGCGAGGTGTCCCCCCAGGATGGCTAcgtgctgctcctggccctgctctccatCTTCATCGGCGGTACCCTGGTGCTGCTCTCGGGCATCCTGATCGTCTGCCGCCGCTGCTGCGAGGCTGACCGCCGCcactccag agccagcgaTGACCCTGAGAAGACCAACACCACCTACCTGGATGACTcgcagcctgcccagg ATATCACCATCAAAGTGGAGGACCCGgactgcctctcctcctccagctgccggGATGCGGAGAGCGAACGGTTCctgtcctccagctcctccaccgCCCGCAGGGTCTCCTTCAACGAGGCTGCACTCTTCGACCAGGGCAAGAAGAcccaggagaaggggaggag GTACACGCTGACGGAGGGGGACTTCCACCACCTGAAGAACGCTCGCCTGACACACCTGCACCTCCCGCCGCCTGCCCTCAAGATCGTCACCATCCACGAGTGTGAGTCCAGCGAGAACAGCCTGGCCATGACCCCCCGCCTGCCCCCCGCCAAGCCCGGCCTCGCCATCTTCCAG TCCCCCGGGggggccctgccccagccggCGCTCCCCAGCCATGCagtctgccccagctctgccctgcccggggACACCTACAACTCCACCGTGGACACCAGCTTCACCGAGGCCAGCCCAACCACCTCCTCCGACTCTGGGGAGGGCCCCTCG ttCGCATCAGCAGCGCCCAGGAGTGGGAAGGTGGCTGGGGTGGTCAGTGCCAGCCCCGGGGagtcccccccggcc cccccccagggcccagTCCTGCAGTTCTTCAGCCGCCTGCGCCGCCACGCCAGCCTGGACGGGGCCAGCCCCTACTTCAAGATCAAGAAGTGGAAGCTGGAGAGCACCCAGCGGGCATCCAGCCTGGACACCAGAG GGTCCCCCAAGAGGCGCCAGTTCCAGCGGCAGAGGGCGGCCAGCGAGAGCATGGACCAGGAGGACCGGGACCCGCACCAGACCGACATCATCCAGTACATCGCCCACACCGACGACGTCGCCTtccaccctgccagcagccccttcctgcccGCCCCCGCCAGCCCCCCACCCTCTCTCGGCAG GCTAGAGCCGGGCGAGGGGGCCGCGGGCAGCCCCGGTGATGCCGGAGTCCCGGAGCAGCCCAGCGCCTACCACGACATCTGGAGCCTGCGCGCCTCGCTGGAGCTCTACGCCTCCTCCGAGCGCAGCAACGACCAGGACTCGGTGCGCAGCGACGGCGGGGACAGCGTCTCCTCCACCGGCGGCGTGGGgccctgcccctcttcctccctggaTGAGGCTGAAGTCCCCGAGGAGAAGCTCTGGGGTCGGCCCAAGCCCGAGGAGTCGGAGCCCGGCACACggaagctgctgcagatggACAGCGGCTACGCCTCCATCGaggcgcccagccgggggggcGAGGAGGGACCCCCCAAGGACCAGACGGCCTCCGAGAAGCGAATTTGCTTCACGAGCGCGGGGCGCAAAGGGACCATCTTCGAGAGCTTCGAGGGCAGGGAGccggaggaggaagaggacgaagaagaggaagaagacgAGGAAGGGACCACCTCTTGGGGCGCCGTGGGCGGGATGGGGGGGGTCTCCCCgcgtccccacagccccctggctTGGTCCCCTTACGGTCAGATGTTCCCCGGGCGGGAGGCTACGCCCCGGCGGGATTACAGCATCGACGAGAAGACGGACGCCCTGTTCAACGCCTTCGTGCGCCACGACCCCCAGTTCGACGAGTCCCCGCTGCGGGGCAAGCACCGCTCCCGCACGCACCTGCGCAAGCAGTGGCAGCACACCAAGCAGTACAGCGACCCCGGGGTGCGCTACCCCGAGCGCCACCGCACGCCCCTGCGCCGCGGCGACAGCGCCAACTCCCCCCTGGACTCTCGcttccacagccccctgccccgcaTCGTCAGCAACGCCGACGAGGAGGCGGCCGAGGCGGCCGAAGGGGTCCCCAGCGCCCCTCCTTTGCCCGACCCTGAGATCCAGGTGATCGTGGAGGAGCCTGGAGAAGCGGCCCCCGAGCCCAAAGCGGGCTCCGAGCCCCCCGGGGGTGACGACGATGATGATGACGGCGGCGGCGACTGCCCCGGTTCCGGGAGGTGCTTGGGACTGGGCTCCGGTTCGGAGCTGCTGGACAAGATCGCGGGgggcctggaggagaggctCTACGGGCACCTGAGGGAGGCGGGAGCCGGCGCCGAGCAGCACATGGTGGCCGTGGCCACCAGCGACGCCCCCCCCGACCACAGCCCTGTCTAG